A segment of the Cutaneotrichosporon cavernicola HIS019 DNA, chromosome: 6 genome:
GTGCAGTTTACTGGCGCCTTCCTTGTGTGAgtggccgagcgcgcgcagAGGTGTAGAGCGAGCCAGAGTGGAGCCAGAGACGACAAACCCAAACCCAACCCCCCAGAACAGCGCTGACTGCCAGAATGCTCCTCGGAATGTACTTCAACGTGCCCATGCTTATGGCCATCTTCTTTGGCCACACGTTTGGATACCTCGCCTTCGGGAGAGACACGtgcggcgacgcgctcgtggATAGCGGATGCGCGTGTTAGACCAGAGAACTGCCGTAGTTTATAATAGACATCACGACCCATTATGCATGCACCTCTCACTAGCGGTTTTGGGGCGGGGCCGCTGGGGATGCAGAGCTCGGCAAAGGAAATGGGTAACAAGCTGGGACTCCAGCCTAATCGGATAAACGGAACTGATAGAGACGCAACGCCACTCATGTGGGTTATATTCTATCTGAAGGCCCTTAGGTTGAAGACGCAGCAGCACGGATATCCCTTGCTGTCGGCCGCTCTGAGACTGTGTGCCCAGCTACCCAGACTCCCACGAGGATCGCGATCGGTCTGGACTGCAAGGCTCTTCTCCCGTCGACCATTTCGTCTTCTCTCCCCCTACCCCAAGTGGTCTTTATGTCCCAAGACTGTTGCGACGTAGAAGGGACGTACGCACGAGCTCGCTACAGTAATGTCAGAGTCCGGTAGGCCGTTAGTCGAAGACTGCCATAAGCCCCAATTATCGGTATGCCACGCCTAGACAACTCTCCTCTCCGGCAGCTCGCAGCTCGCAGCTCGTTAGGCCAAATATCCCATCCCTCGCTATGGCTAAGTAAGCGGCGCCACTACGGCCTTCTGGAAGGCCGGCCTCTCCTTCAACTTTGCCATCCACTCTTCGAGGCGTGGCCGACTCTCCCTCTCAATCGGCATCTCAAACCACGCAAACAGGAAACTGCCGAGGGGGATATCGCCTGCCCCAAAACTGTCGCCGCTAAACCACTCGTGATCCTCCAACCACCCCTCAGCCACCACAAGCAACCTTTCCATCTCGGCCATAGACGCGCGAATGGCGACCCAgtcccgctcctcctccttctgccGCACGACGGGCCAGAACACGCCCTTCATAACCGGCGCGAGGGTGGTGGACGTCCAGTCCATCCACCGATCCCCGATGGCTCGAGTCTTGGCCGAGGATTGGGTGGGGAAGGCCGTTCCGTATTCGGCGAAGAGGTAGCGCACAATGGCGTTGGATTCGCACACGACTAAATCGCCATCTTGGAGAGTTGGGATTTGCGCCATCGGGTTCATGGACAGGTAGGAGTCTGTGCGAGTGCCACCGAATTGCATGCCTACGATCTCGGAGGTGAAGGGGAGACCGAGCTCGTGGGCTGCCCACAGGGCTTTCTTTACGTTGTTCGAGTTGTGGCGGCCCCAGATGGTGAGTTGCGAcatggcggcggctggtTGGTAAGCTGGAGTGGTTGATTGAAGAACAAGCTAAGAGCGgggatgatgacgacgtggAGTAGGCGGAATGCGGGGGTACGGGGCCAGTCGGGCTTTTGGCTTCCGGCATGCCGTTCTTCCATCCATGCCATCCTGCCAtccactcccactctcgCTAACAGGAATGAAACGGCAAACCATGCAAACCATATGACAATATGACAACATACCAAGATAGAGTCTAACGGAACCCACGTACCCTCGCCGCAACACTAACCCACGAGAGGATACGCCAAGCGACAGCCGTCGCAACCATGATTCCCGCAAAGCGAGCTACGTTCAAATCTCGCCATCCAAACAGCGCGATTCTGTCTCAGCAGAATAGCGGGGAAACTCACATTTGCTCGCCCGTCTGCGCGATACACTTGCCGTCCGAGACCTGTTGGGCAGAGCAATCAAATACGAGCCCAACACACTCGTTGATGAGCTGGACTTTGATGGCGCCCTTGAACGGCGTACCCCACGCTATGGCCGCCAACCAACGCGGTACGTTGAGCGAAACGAGGCCGGCCGTCTGTGCAACCAGCGAGAGGAAGGTAGATAGGATAGTCACAGTCAGGCCCTCGGAACGGACCCATACGCCGACAATGATACACAGACTCTCGCCCAAGTTCTGCATCACCCAGATGGTGGCGAAGAATTGGAAGAAGATGCTGGCCGAGGTTTGCATCCCCACGCCCACGTGCATCTGTCGTTAGCACCATTTGGAAGATACTGACAATGGCAGTGTATCCGAGCGAGGCGAAGATCTCGGGCGCCAATTCGACTAGTGTGTACATGATCACGAACGTGGCAGGCGAGTAACGCGCACTACTCGCCGCTTCGTGGAGGTATAGGTTCCTCTCGGGAGGAAAGATCGACATCGAGTTCAATAATCCAACGAAGGCCAGTGCGGACGTGCTCTGCAATGTTAAGCCGATACGGTCCTGCGCTCCTTGTGCTCCTTTGGTCAAGCGCTGGAAGAAAAGGATAAACAGAGCGCCAACGAAGGGCGCCTGCATCCACCGGTTGAAGAAGACTTCAGGTTGGCGCCAGAGGTTGAGCCAATGTCGCTGCAGCACGACAGGCAGAGCGATACGCATGGATGTCGTGCGCGAGCCTGACGAGAGCTTCCCGACCTCTGGCTCGGAGACGGTGTGGTCACGGCGCCACGATTTCTCCTTGAGGTGCGGGGTATCTTCGCCCGGATCTTGGACGGATATGGCGCGCCATGCGTCGGTGAGAGAGCGGACGCGCGCCGCTGATGCCAGGTGTGTCCGCGCCCGCGGATCCACAGATACCAGGTCGAGCAAGTGATCGGCGGGGTTAAAGAATTCGGAGGGCATAGGATACCCTATCCCCGTAAAGTACCTTACTGCGTCGGCTCGCCGACCCGAATACGCAACAACCCcgcccttggcgaggagcatGACGTTATCCGCTAGGCGCCAGATATCCGAGCGCGGCTGGTGGATCGTCGCGATAACGGTACGCCCCGTAGCCGCAATGTCCTTGAGTACCTGCATAACACTGAGGGCTATGCTTGAGTCGAGGCCCGATGTtggctcgtcgacgacaagcaCGGCAGGGTCGTTGAtcactggtgtcagctatTTCTAAGGTGGATGTACTTTGCACGGCGAGAGAAAGGCGGCGCTTCTCGCCTCCTGAGATGCCCTTGATGAGCGGCCCGCCAACGGGCAAGTCCGCACAGTCCTTGAGCCCGAGCATGCGAAGGACGGTTTCGGCGCGGGCTATCTTCTTCAACCGCGTCATCTCGTTCGGAAGTCGCAGGATCGCCGCATACCGCAGTGTCTCGCGGACAGTCAGGTTCGGGAGGTGCCAGTCGtcctcctgctcgacgAAGGCAACGTTACTCATCGCCACGGCCGTTGCCGGAGCCCCAGCAAACAAGATATCCCCTGTACGCGTGAAACCTGCCATtgcgcccgcgccgagatGTCGCCCGGCGATGAGTTGGAGGAGTGTACTCTTTCCAGCGCCAGACGGGCCGAGGATAGCACTCACTTCGCCAGCGGGGAAGGACGCCgacacgtcgtcgaggatTCGGCGGTGAGCGTTCTTTGCCAcaccgcgaccgcgccgctccCACGCCAAGCTCATGTGGTGGACGCCCACGTCGATCCGGTCGCGTGTCATGTGTGAATCCCCGACGTCAGCTGTCTTGCCCCGGAAATGCGAGTCTATTTCGGACGCGTGCCGTACCCCGCCGACTGGGAGGTAGCGGAGCACAAGACATGCGACAATGTACTCGAATAAAGCAAAGGCTGCGAGACCGGCAAACCAAACGCCAATGTTGATGCCTAGATCAAAGTTGAAGCCGCGGAGGACGTTGTTGCCATCACACTGGGCTAGGTTGGCATTGGAAATCGGTGGACAGTCAAACACGCGGTCCTTGAATACCACTGTGGCGACGATGCGGAATGAGTAGAAGTACGGCGAGAGCCAGCGGATCCACTCGGCGTAATCTGGTggatcgacgaggacaaagCCCGCCGAGAGGAGCTGGAAGATGTTGATCGCGTTACCGATGAGCGAGGCCTGCGCAAAGCTGCGCGTGACCGAGCTCACGAACAGCGCCAGGCCCTGTATCGCGCATTGCACAAGTAATGTGCTCCCAATGATGGTAAACAAACCCTGCGCGACGTGGTCGTGTCTCATCCCAGCGATGAACCATAGGATAATGACGTACACAGCGGgggagaggatggcggggaggaggaagctcACCCAGTCGCTGAGGACGTATGGCACGACATCATAGAGGTTatcctcgcgctcgcgatCGAAAATGATCAGGTCGTTGCAAAACTTGTACACCCAAAACACTTGCTGGAGGTAGAACACACCAGGTATCATCTGGAACGACAAATTCTTGAGGGACTGGACGCCGGTCGGCGTATCGGGTATGTTGGCGTACGTCACGCCCATGAAGACACCTAGGACGGTGCCCTGCAACAGCAGCCCAACTAGGATGGGGAGATTGCGGTACACGTTCCTGTGTGCGCGAGCGGTAAGAACGCGGGTTTGGAGAAGGAATCCCGGCCGTTTCGCTTCGGACTGGGTGACGACGCGGTGCAGTTCGGCGCCCTCCGCGCTGTGGCGGGACGTGGAGGAGCGCAGTAGCGGCCGTACAGCAAGGGTATCAGGCTTGGTGGCGATATGTGCGGCCCAAGCGTTGGTGAGTGCCTGCACGCGGGCTTGgctcgcctcctcgctctcgggTGTGCGGCTGTCAACTGAGCTCACGTCGATCAGGAAGTCGAGGGGGTTGATGCCCggctcgacgtcgtgtcCAAGCCCCGAGAACCAGTCAAGGCACTGGGATCGGAGGCCAGAGTACACGACCCGGCCCTTGGAAAGTAATGTGATCCGATCGAAGAGGGGATAAGCGTCGGATCTTGGCGCGTGGATCGAGATGATAACTGTgcggccgcgccgcgcgagcgcgctcAATGTTTGCAGGAGGAGGTATGATGTGAACGCATCGAGGCCTGAAGTTGGCTCGTCGAGAATCAGCACGGAGGGAAGTGTGACTAGCACACAGCCGATACTGAGGCGgcgtcgctcgccgcccgaAATGCCCTTCCTCAAGGGACCGCCTACGACTGTAtccgcggcgtcgcgcagACCCAACTCGTCAAGCGTCTGCTCGACGATGATCGCGATATTCTCGCGCGTCAGACTCGTCGgaaggcgcaggcgcgcagCATACGTGAGCGTCTCGCGTACTGCTATCAGCTAGAATAGGTTAGTTCATACCTGTGAGGCACTCCACGAGGAAGTCCTGCTGCCGCACAAAGCCTATACGACGCTTCGCCTCGTGCTTTCCCAACGCCATCCCACCTTCGGATGGGACGTATGCAACGCCGCCAACCTTGATGGGGAGGTCGTTTAGGCGGTACGCGACGGCATTCAGGAGGGTCGTCTTACCGCTTCCGCTTCCTCCCAGACTGGTGTCAGACTGCCCAAAATAGACATACATGGCGAGGACTTGTCcgctcgcgcaggcgcaaGACACATCTTCCAAAATTGTGGTCTTGCGCGGACCttccttgcgcttgagcgcggTCAGGTCGCCCTGTAGCAGTCTGGTGTTAGCTGGGTTGGGTAGGAAGGAGCGGCCGTACTTGACTATCCGCGACTGTCTTGGCACACCGATGGTCAGGCCGcgcacgtcgaggtcgaacGGCaggggtggtgggaggtTGAGTAGGGCGCTGACCTCTGGCGGCTCTGGTGGGTTAGAGGAGTATGAAGCGCGTTGCGAGTGCGGGGTACGTGCGATTTCGTCTTCCTTCTCGTTGACGGACGTGCGGGTTGACGAGCCACTATCGCTGGCATCGTCATGTACGATGCTTGGTAAGATGGTCACAGGTGGGCCGGTGGCTGTGGGCGACGCCGGAACGGGTGAAGGGAGTGTGTCTTTCGGAGATTTGGGAGATATTGGTCGGCCGGGCGACGCGGGGGAAGCTGGCGTAACTAATGGTCGACCTGGAGACGCCCGGGATGCGGGGGTCGTTGGGAGTGGTGGGGGtggaggggctggggtcGTCggaggtggggtgggagTTGTTAGGGATGTTAGAGATGGGCCGAGCGGCTGGCCTGGTGATGTCGGAGACGCGAGGGGTGTTATCGGACGGCCTGACCGTGCCGGGGTCGCTATCGCGGCAATAGACGGCGTCGGTGGGCGCTCGGAACCTGACCCTCCTGCGGCAGGGTGCTCGGCGTCCATTTTAGAGAGCGTGGTCAGACTGTGGTCAGTGTTGAGATtgagaagagaagagaagatCGACTACGGCTGCCCATGACGAGATGGGAAGGGGAGTTGGGCATCTCTCGTTGAATAGGAATAGGTGCCCTGCAAATGGCCGTGTCCGTGTCCGGCCCACATATCCTGGTATTCGTCTCTCCGGTTGTCACCATGTTGGGTTCTTGCTCTCGGGTATGGCCAACTTCTCCGGTCTGCTGGATCACGTGAGTTCCGCGTGGGCCATTTGGTCCCGTTAACCCCCACTGTGGTGCGTCACACACAGCTCACAGTGACAACCAACGTCCACTGCTGAAgtcatctccatctcgaaAGTGATCTAAAGTCCCAACACCCcagtcctcgagctggaaGAACTACCCGTCGACCCCTTGCCGACCGCTACTCTCCACTCCTACCTttccgcctccaccgcaAGCCCACCATGGGCGTCGGAcacgtcttcctcgtcggcatcgtGTGTGCcgcggtcgccgccgcgtcgtgGTTCCTCGCCCCCAAGAAGAACCTTACGTGGGTGTCACGTTCTACGCATCACCTATGCCTATACTGCGGCAGGCAAATGGCTCGTACACTCGTTGAAGCCATGAGTTGCTCCCCGCGTATCAGCCTGgtctcctccgccttccTTCAAGCCCCCTTCCTTCAAACCCCCTTCCTTCAAACCCCCTTCCTTCAAACCCCCTTCCTTCAAACCCCCTTCCTTCAAACCCCCTTCCTTCAAACCCCCTTCCTTcaacccaaccccctccccaccttccctcacaGCCGCGCGTTCGAGACACCTCTCGTCCctctcttccccttccccttcctcttcctcttcctcccgcTCAtttccctcccccgcccccccccccccccttct
Coding sequences within it:
- a CDS encoding uncharacterized protein (ABC-2 type transporter); amino-acid sequence: MDAEHPAAGGSGSERPPTPSIAAIATPARDSGSSTRTSVNEKEDEIARTPHSQRASYSSNPPEPPEVSALLNLPPPLPFDLDVRGLTIGVPRQSRIVKLLQGDLTALKRKEGPRKTTILEDVSCACASGQVLAILGGSGSGKTTLLNAVAYRLNDLPIKVGGVAYVPSEGGMALGKHEAKRRIGFVRQQDFLVECLTVRETLTYAARLRLPTSLTRENIAIIVEQTLDELGLRDAADTVVGGPLRKGISGGERRRLSIGCVLVTLPSVLILDEPTSGLDAFTSYLLLQTLSALARRGRTVIISIHAPRSDAYPLFDRITLLSKGRVVYSGLRSQCLDWFSGLGHDVEPGINPLDFLIDVSSVDSRTPESEEASQARVQALTNAWAAHIATKPDTLAVRPLLRSSTSRHSAEGAELHRVVTQSEAKRPGFLLQTRVLTARAHRNVYRNLPILVGLLLQGTVLGVFMGVTYANIPDTPTGVQSLKNLSFQMIPGVFYLQQVFWVYKFCNDLIIFDREREDNLYDVVPYVLSDWVSFLLPAILSPAVYVIILWFIAGMRHDHVAQGLFTIIGSTLLVQCAIQGLALFVSSVTRSFAQASLIGNAINIFQLLSAGFVLVDPPDYAEWIRWLSPYFYSFRIVATVVFKDRVFDCPPISNANLAQCDGNNVLRGFNFDLGINIGVWFAGLAAFALFEYIVACLVLRYLPVGGVRHASEIDSHFRGKTADVGDSHMTRDRIDVGVHHMSLAWERRGRGVAKNAHRRILDDVSASFPAGEVSAILGPSGAGKSTLLQLIAGRHLGAGAMAGFTRTGDILFAGAPATAVAMSNVAFVEQEDDWHLPNLTVRETLRYAAILRLPNEMTRLKKIARAETVLRMLGLKDCADLPVGGPLIKGISGGEKRRLSLAVQMINDPAVLVVDEPTSGLDSSIALSVMQVLKDIAATGRTVIATIHQPRSDIWRLADNVMLLAKGGVVAYSGRRADAVRYFTGIGYPMPSEFFNPADHLLDLVSVDPRARTHLASAARVRSLTDAWRAISVQDPGEDTPHLKEKSWRRDHTVSEPEVGKLSSGSRTTSMRIALPVVLQRHWLNLWRQPEVFFNRWMQAPFVGALFILFFQRLTKGAQGAQDRIGLTLQSTSALAFVGLLNSMSIFPPERNLYLHEAASSARYSPATFVIMYTLVELAPEIFASLGYTAIMHVGVGMQTSASIFFQFFATIWVMQNLGESLCIIVGVWVRSEGLTVTILSTFLSLVAQTAGLVSLNVPRWLAAIAWGTPFKGAIKVQLINECVGLVFDCSAQQVSDGKCIAQTGEQIIALFGWRDLNVARFAGIMVATAVAWRILSWVSVAARVPAAMSQLTIWGRHNSNNVKKALWAAHELGLPFTSEIVGMQFGGTRTDSYLSMNPMAQIPTLQDGDLVVCESNAIVRYLFAEYGTAFPTQSSAKTRAIGDRWMDWTSTTLAPVMKGVFWPVVRQKEEERDWVAIRASMAEMERLLVVAEGWLEDHEWFSGDSFGAGDIPLGSFLFAWFEMPIERESRPRLEEWMAKLKERPAFQKAVVAPLT